GGAAAGTTCATGTAATTTTCTTTCAAAGAAACAAACTTCCTTAACTAAGTTAAgcgtccttaagttttttttacatcatcTTTATTGTCTTTCTCAGTTGATTGATGAGGATAGAACGGTGATTcctttacttaattatttttctttctctcGGTTAATTATTTTACTCAGTAAACGCAAAAAAGTGTTCTACCTTGCTTTTGTATGAACAATGGATAAGAGTTCCAAAttgaacataattttataatgcgAATACTAAAGGGACTTCCTGCTTTAGAATTTTACTCTCATTATATTTTTGCctcattttcttttaatttttggtgtgacattttgttttgaaatttcCGCTGTTGTGATCTCGAAACCTTTACCGAGTGCGAGATTTttcatctattcgatcgcgtaaaagttaactatgatttgccTGGCGTCGAAAGAGTGCCATCTGTGGTCCCTAGATGGCACTCTTTCGACGCCATTTGCGAGATACCAAACAATATATACATCCATAACTGTGAACGGTATCATGCACAGACCTTATGCCTAAAGATTCAggttttatattcataacattGAACACGTGGTGAGCATCTTACCTTTTTTGAAACATAACAACCGAATCTTTTTCAATGTCTGTCATATCAATGGAACTTTTCAAAGATTCTTGATATTCGCTCAGTTTTTGTAGCCTAGTGGTAAAGTGTGCGTAAAGAAAGCCTTTTCTTATATCGTAAGGGTCGGTGTCAGTTTTGAAATAAGCATGATGAAACCTGTGGTTTTGAACCCAGTCGTATATTGATCCCTGAAAcgaataataatttacattttagaaATAAGTAGGCGATCGATTTGTTTTAAATGCGGCATCGCTTGcatacataattttttgtatttaaataagacATTAGGCacacgtttaaataaaaatatcgtttCGAACGAATTTTCAGTATCattagaataaagaacatacctACTAGGACAGCAGTAAATATATGAGCTTATATTTACTGTGGTAGAACCgaccgacaatgacgtgccgccaagcgatttagcgttccggtacgggtttaataaaactgccatacaccAGAAcaggttaccatcttagactgcatcgtcatttAGGTGAGATTTCAATCAAtgaataacttgtagtggtataaaaaagaacaaagttATAGAACTAAGGCatctgaaatatttatttatttattcaattacaagtccattacaatgtcatatagattacataattaatatattttcaaaaaagaatgtcaatgtaatgtttacatttgaaatggaaccctgtgagggcgctgtaaccagattgagaggcggacatattattgtcaatattaaatattctcatttaggaagtcgtttattttataataagctttctccagcgaataatgttttaaggattttttaaataagtttacttatatatactttctttttcttttatatatcccgggaataatttgtaaatttttgtgcACATGGGGTTTGGGCCGGTGAATATGActaaaattaaagcaatttttaaacaaaaattcaaaCACATGTTTACACGCCTATACAAACACATGTAAaggcgtgtgtgtgtgtgccgcAGCCGAGTATTAATGATACTTGTTAAAGaaactagcggttgcccgcgttTTACGACAgtgtttattacgtttttttaacaatttgttTTTCTGAGACagagagttacaaaaagcctttGTAACTCTCCGTCTTCCAACTACTTAACTCTATAccgaaaataaagttaattggttgcttagttaaggtgtgaagaaaggacaaacaaatatagtAAGGAGTAGGAAAACGTAGTTCAATTTACTTACGTGCCCAGCTAAAGTTTGAAAAAGCATTAGAGCTATCCTTAGAGCTGTACTGGCTTTGTATGTTTGGTGAGCCCATAGCCTGTGCGAGCCTATAGTTACTCCGAGTGTGGCGATTGATGTCAGGAAAACCACTGGGAACATAAAATACGCCTTTCgttagaatcatcatcatcacatcaaccaattaccggcccactatagagcacgggtctcctcccacaatgagtaggggttaaggctgtagtccaccacgctggcccagtgcggatttgaggactccacacacctttgagaacatcatgtagaactctcaggcatgccgatttcctcacgatgttttccttcaccgttgaagcaagtgatattttaattgcttacaacgcACATAGCAGAAAAGTCAAAGGTGcgagctaggattcgaactcgggccccccgaaattgaaatCAAGCTCCTAagcaatgcgctatcaccgcttcgttagAATATGAAGTGggaaattcatcatcatcgtcatcgttaAGTATCTTTGTGACGGAAAACTGTACCGTCCACCTCTTCCAATCTTTTCAACTGTCGATATACAGGAAGCCTTTCCAAACCTGAAGGTGGTCGGTCTAATAAAAAAAGCACAGACCATTGAATTGAGATCTTTGATCATCTTGTGCACATAATTCACTAGATTCTGGAGTAAACGGGGGTGACAGAACAACGTGAGGTCTACTTGAGATCCCCAGCAACTCTTCCGGAAGTCCTTGGGGTACATGGGCAGCTTGCTAGGCTTCTGTTAGGAGCTGCTGAGTAGTAAAAAACGTTGAAGATCAACTCACAACACAAGACCGAGTAAAGAGAATACCATGACCTATTCACCACCACTCAACAATCACTGTACTCCAGacggatttgatttgattttctCGTCCAAATACTCAAAATAGAATGTGACCTACCCCTAATTTAATCCAGAACATGCCTCACGTTCCTCTTAaggcatatttttataaacctacAATGATTATGATTTCAATAGCTATAAAAGAGGCATTTCTGAATAAGGTTATatagttactttttttaattatttttctattccttgtttatttataaaccaagTACAACAATCCGTTGTTCTATTGCTTCTGACTGACAAGCGACTGACAAACATAATttcacattataaatgtgaaattatgTTTGTCAGTCGCTCGATAGCGAAGTAAAGGTATTCGGTAACTACGTCAAAAAGATGTTTCTGAAATCTATCACAAATGTATGAGGCAACTGCCAGAAAAGTGTATAGTATATAGgtattacaatatttatgatataatcATGCGTTTTTAGAGACACATAAATTTTGTCTGGTATACACATAAAGTTTTTATCTGACCACCCTGTCTAAAAATAGCGACATTTTACATACACATCGGCAGCCCATTTCGTCTCGGTCTATCCTACCTTAAGTATATCTATAgatatctaataatttaaaataaaatgtttcatttGATTGCATTTCTGAAATCGAATTCAGAATTGCTAATCGAATTTCGAGCTAAACCGATTTTTCGCTTTACGATGACtgggagattttttttaaccatcTGAACATATAATGGTTAAGACAGCGATAGTGACTGGAGTGGCGTACGTCAGAAAGCTCTGCAAAGAAGTCcttagggctcgaagaagcaaGAGATCGACAGCGAAAGATTTCAGCGCCTCATATTCTTTACTACGGTAGTACTACGTACTATGTACTAGGTATATTAACGTAAGAAGTTGTGTCTACTTTTAGATTACTGTTAGTTTttcacatttaattattttaacattacattTGACTCAAATGCAATAGCAGACTGGCCCTGAATGCCAATTGTGATATTTTTGGGGTGTGAGGGGGAGACTAGTACCAGTTAGCCTTCCCAACCGTCCACCTCACCTgcccgtggtgcaccctgccgatTTACCAACGAGGCTCTGACGACCGACCAATGGCGCTTTAACCATTAATTTTCTTCTGGTCCAAAATCAAATGACTGGTAactactaaactaaactaacttgACAGCGCTATCGGTACGAGACTagcactgcgatcaccaacccacaTGATTGGCATAACTTTGCTATGGGAAGTAAAGACCAACGACAGATCGTTCCTGGTGGCCCTGATAGTTGCTGGGAGCCCAGCGGCTCGGCGGACGGTGGACTTTTGAACTTCTTATaacagacctatgtccagcagtggacgacaatcggttgaagtgatgttgatgatgataccaTAAGTTTTCGAAACAGCGCTTTCTAGTTACAGTACGGTTTTCCAGTATTCTTCGATAACATATGGTAAATTGTAGTTACCTTTCGGGCGATGGAAATAATCCTACGTGGAAAAtgtcacacttggcactctggaAGCATAGACAAAATCGTAAAAGAAAACACCGCTCAAAAGTTATGTGATGTCGTGAGACACGTCATTGTTGCAATGAAAATTAATCGTTGAAAACAAGTGAACACTACTTAATTATAAACCCGAAGGTCCGGCCATTTTAATTGTTAACGTAGGAAAATATAGGCATCGCATGTTAGCTCGTGCTGTAGAGATGAggtcaattttttaatttgtcactGTTTTATTGACTTCAATCTTACTTGGTGGTAATGCTGTCTAAGACCCATAACTAGCAATTTTTACGCGTCATTGTATCGGAAGGCTAAATCGCTCGGCGACACGTCTATACGGACGAAGCCTCCTACTAGactagaaattataattatactagaaattatgaattaccgAAATGCCCCTGCCGGTATCGAACCTGAATAAAACCACTGTTCTCACTACTTTGCCAGGGAGGTGGTTAAAACTTTTTACTTGtgttattatgtaaacattttatgcattcatttttaaagtaaattgacAGTCGGCTATATCCTACGGAAGTATCTACTCGTcttaagtaaatttattatctCTTATAAATAAGACCTAAAAAGGCCATTATACATGACGCATTTTATGtcaaaagaataaaaagttaaaatattattttccaacGTCATTTTTAGTctcaaaatattaatactttaaaatgtGGTAATTTGCTGCTTGATCCGCGATCAATATACCTAtctcttttataaaatataacccACAATCACGCACATAGGCgaaaataatcttaacattaaAAGGTGTTTTCAATCGTCATctttagttattaaatattaatctttacgcaagttacattttaaaatcttaCAGCATGTTATTTGGTCGCGAAGCTTTAGAGATAATGAAAAAGAAATTATACAGGACGTCCGTAATTACGTCTCGTaccttatattaatatgtatattctttttatattttaggacAATAAtctcaaatataaaatataaactgttaaatatttaggcttaaataatatacaaaagtacttaaaagataaacacccagaccttGAAAGACagtcatgttcaccacacaaacatcttccagttgtgagaatcgaactcaGGGCATTAGAATCAgcaagcagggtcactgcccactgcgccaattaaCCGACGACCGATGAAGAACGGATCTCCTTAACGGATACGAGTTAGTCGCTCGCCATCAGTGTGACAGTTTATTAAACTGATGATTACGGATGGCACCAGTAATAAGGATTTTATGAATTACGATTCGATTACTTTAATATGATTGCAAAGCGATTTTTCTTATACTTTATTTATCCCCTTGATATGTTATTCGGAGATCTTTCGATGTTCgatctctttattttattttaggatcTGTGTGTAGGTATTTCATGAACGTTATTGCTTCTATTCTATTAATACAAGGTAACTTTTacgaaaagcggtgatagcgcattgggtagaacttagaagctcgatttcactttcggtgggcccttttcgaatcccagcacgcacctgtaacttttttaacttatgtgcgttttaagtaattaaaatttcacttgtttAAAcggtcgtgaggaaacctgcatgcctcagaattcaacataatgttttcaggtgtgttgagtccaccaatcctcactaggccagcgtggtggactacggcctttacttatcattgtggaaggaaaggagaccagtgctctgtagtgggccggaaatgggttgatgtgataatgatgaagaaCTTTTACGAGTAAAGATTTGACTTCAAAGCGATTAGAGCTCATGATAGCAAAGGTGCTTATGGTAAGGTTACGTTAAGTTACTACCAGCTCCTCAAAAAGTGGGTAACATCAGTGCATCAGAAAAAGCAATATTTGTAAAAGGTAATCTTTTTCCATTACGGTTTGTAAGGTTTCATCCGCGTTAAGGACCCACATTTAGTTAACGCGGTAGAAACTGTAGGAAACAGTAAGTTCTACATAGTTATAATTAGCACAGTACTTACAGAATAAAACAGTCAACAGCTTCGCTTCAAAGAATAGCAGCCATATGCCATAAACTGACAAAAGGTGAATATGTATGAAGAATAGCACCGCTGGCCAATTTGCTTCACGTGACTTGCTCAGCGTTGACGCCTGCACCGTAGTTTGCTCAATGGTCATTGTGGTGGACATACCTAAAACTGTATATATACTGTTATtacataaaatctttttttcttgCACTTCCCAAGGTGGGCaggaataaaatacttaagctTTAAGTCAGTCTTtcgtaaaccattttttttgtcGATGTATATTTGTTGTGGTTGCTATGAATGTCTACGAAATTAAAGCAGAAAATTTCCCTCGATTTTTCCAGGAGCCCTCCTATAAatcctgatgaaaatgggatcACTTGGAAAGTACattatcaaacaaaaataaaagaattttccaAATCGGTTCATAAATGAAATAGTTCTTAGGTAACAAACAACAGGTAACAAAAAACTGAAATGAATTGAAAACCTCCAGTTCTGTTTCATTCTACAGTTCTGAGTTCTTTGTTTGTctgagttcaatccccgggaCGCATGCGCAACTTTTCAGCGATACGTGACGTTTCATGCAATTGGGTATCGGGCCCTTTTGCGATGAAGGTAttaatcgtgagaaaacctacaAGCCAGcgagttctccagaatgtttTTAAAAGGCTCCACACGCCCTTGTCGTGGCCAACGTGGttggactacggcgttaaccTTTCTCATGCTCAGAGGAGTGCTGTGGTAGCCGCGTGGGTAAGGCTTTAGCTTCCCTATCGGGGGAACAGAGTCCCATCTCTCTCTCACCTCAaactttttagagttatgtgcgttttttatttgagcaactaaatatcacatgctttaacggtgaatgaaaacatcgtgaggaaacctgcatgcctaagagtcgACCAATCTGCACTTGTCCAGcttggtggtctacggcctaaacaaaTCTCATTTTGAGCGAGACCCGTGCCATAGTGGGCTGGCATATGGGTGgtccggtaatgcgttgataataAATCTCTTTCTACCTTTAATGTGTTTATAAGTGTACCTTTATAAgtattcttaaaacttattgctgcaaattcactaattacaagaaatggaaagtagtcactttttcattattccagtgcgtgtgttttaacttaaatgttatttttgttagttctctgaattattttattacttattgttTGGCAATTGAACTTATACGAGTATACTAaacctactttaaaattatgtttttgctttgttaatattttatgctacgagtatataccgtttatactaaattataaattcttagtttATGCACTACACACTTGTTGAACCCACCCCTTCACTCTAGCGGAGTTTTGCGTCATCTAGCTGTTATGGCAAATCATTCACCACGGTTATGGAATATAAATTGGCTGCCTCATTCCGTGAATGATAATACTTCTCTGGATGTTCTTAAGAGAAGATGGCATTACGTAcgtgtacaataaagaataaaaaaaattaagtacagtacttaggtacattaataaaatacttgacCACGACTATGTGAACCCTCCTGGCGCCAAAGCTGGATCTCCTTTATTATTTGTCCTTAATTCGATAACAAGGAATTCAGCGGAATCCTGATATTGTGGATTCAACTTCAAACAAACTACATATAAATCATCATTTTAAACCATCGCTTACTCGAGTGAAAATACTATTCCTACTAAAGGCACTGGATTACAATGTAAAGATTTATAAAGGCCACATTAACTTGAACTCAGCATATTAAATTTTCGTCATCGTTAATGGAATAATTTAAAGCTAACTATTCAAAATACGCAAATGCGACACTCGACATGGGCAcatggtataattttttttatcactacaagttaaccgtTGACTGAACTCTTTCAGTAAGCGATGATGTAGTCTAATAGCACGACAGTTATATTATATGCTTTCCAATATTCGGTTTCAACGCGGGCTCGTCTTTCCAACCAAGACAGATCAGAGGATATTCAGAAATTTTATAACCCTGAATTACCCCTACCTATTTAGGGATCTAATTCGGATTCTCCCACCTTtctaccactgcgccaggaggtcgtcaaaataaagtataatatgtagatatgaaatattttgccctcaaagatttcatcaat
The genomic region above belongs to Pararge aegeria chromosome 11, ilParAegt1.1, whole genome shotgun sequence and contains:
- the LOC120627208 gene encoding (11Z)-hexadec-11-enoyl-CoA conjugase; translated protein: MSTTMTIEQTTVQASTLSKSREANWPAVLFFIHIHLLSVYGIWLLFFEAKLLTVLFLVFLTSIATLGVTIGSHRLWAHQTYKASTALRIALMLFQTLAGHGSIYDWVQNHRFHHAYFKTDTDPYDIRKGFLYAHFTTRLQKLSEYQESLKSSIDMTDIEKDSVVMFQKRFYWILYGILFILLPINAPLEYWNDSILSAVFVIGFVRYAIVLHASWLLESGMGIWGLKEGEKYPPDTNLVFIFSKTYWPEYHYVYPRDYKSGEYGTYGSGCSTAFIRVFAALGEATNLCTLETKTLQKALAVAAKTKKPVASCIAEAIDGQTLEDDHFLKSK